Part of the Citrus sinensis cultivar Valencia sweet orange chromosome 2, DVS_A1.0, whole genome shotgun sequence genome, ACCCTATTTTCAGCTGGGATTTCGACAAACTCTGAGAGGATTGCCCGGAATTCATCCCCTGACATTGTTTCCTTCTCAAGAAGAACTTCCACGATCTTGTCAATGGCTTCACGGTTGTTCCTTATTTGGCTCAACGCAATCTCATAGGCACGGTCTGATAGTCTCTTGACTGCAGCATCAATGTCTTCAGCAAGCTTCTCAGACATTGAGTTCCTTGCCATCATTCTCATGATGACATCACCACTCTGTGATCCGTCCATGAGCGACCATGGGCCAATTTCAGACATTCCAAATGTGGTTACCatctgcaaaaagaaaaaaaaataatgtgccaaaattttattgaaaactgTTGGAGGAATAATTGAAGGAGAAGGCAAAAATAGGATTATTAAATTACCTGTTTGGCCAAACCAGTGATCTGCTGCAAATCACCAGCTGCTCCTGTTGTCACTTCAGGCCCTCCAAAAATCACTTCCTCAGCAGCTCTACCACCGAGTCCACCAACAATTCTTGCAAAGAGCTGCTGCTTCGATATCAAGGTGGGGTCATCTGAAGGGATGAACCAGGTAAGACCTCTTGCCTGACCACGTGGAACAAGGGTGACTTTTTGAACGGGATCGTGTCCAGGAGTCAAAGTTCTGGAACcaaaagaaagtaaaacaaTTCCATAAGTTCTTAAAACAACTAGATAGTAGCAAAACAGACATCTAACAAAGCCTAAAGATGATCTCAGGAAAAGAAGAACagatggaagaaaaaaaatcgatTATAGATGAAAACAGAGGAATGAAGAAGGGTAAGAGGAGATTGATGGATTGCTCGTTAAGTCCTGCTTACATTCCTGTAGCAAACTTTACTGTGCTTACAAAGAGTGCTTGTCAAAATAAGAATGCTGCATTAGCAAATCTACCCACATTCTTATAAGATGACTCTAAAAGTAGTACATAGTCTAGCTTCAACTTACTGCATTGTATATATGATGCAAGCGCAAACTTTTAAACATGAACATGTACTCCCATTGGTATCATGACAATGCTTTTCAGCCTAACTGGCAGTTTTTTGTATGTTTGACCAGGAATTCAGGCTAGATGCTACCTTCATCAAAGCAAAGGTTCTGTAACCAACCATCCAAAACTTCTTATCAAAGTAAAGGATTTGCTAGTCTACCATCCAAAACTTCCACCAAGCAATaaccaaaatcatattttaattggaaAACTTTATCTCATATTTATACAAGTTTCATACTATTAACTATAGTCAGGTTtagtagaaaatataatttttagactCTTCCTTAGAGATTCAAAAAATTCATTGACCACCAATTTAACTAACCACTATCACATAAATAACACAATCAAGGCACCTTAGTTGTGCCAAATGGTAAGTTCATTGAGATGATTTCCATCAATTATATACCATTATATCTAACATAATAGCATAAAACTTTCGCAAGCTAAAACTATGGATCGGCTTAAACTGAAGATTAATCAAAGGCCTTATTATAATTCATctgataaatttcataaaagacaaataaataaaaataatcctaCTTACCCGCATATTGCGTGGCCAACTTCATGGTATGCAACAAGACTTTTACTCTTCCCATCTGTCATGACAGTTCCTTCCATTCCAGCCACAATCCTATCAATCGAATCATCAATCTCTTTAGATGAAATAGCAGCTTTCCCACGTCGTCCAGCCAATATAGCAGCCTCATTTAAGAGGTTTGCAAGGTCAGCACCACTGAACCCAGGTGTTCTCATGGCTATCACATCAAGAGACACATCTGCATCAAACTTCTTGTTGCTACCGTGAACCTTTAATATCTCTGTTCTTCCTCGAATGTCAGGAACATCAACAGTAACCTACAATGGATCTTTATATTGAGAATGTGTTTTAAGAAACCAGAGCATTAAGGATAAGCTGACATGTTTTACCTGTCTATCAAAACGTCCAGGCCTCAATAAGGCAGAATCAAGAATGTCCGCCCTGTTAGTTGCAGCAATCACAATGATACCAGTATTACCCTCAAAACCATCCATTTCTGTCAAAAGCTGGTTAAGGGTCTGCTCTCTTTCATCATTCCCTCCTCCAATTCCAGTTCCTCTTTGTCTTCCAACGGCATCAATTTCATCCACAAATACAATGCAAGGAGCATTCTCTTTGGCCTTCTTGAAAAGATCTCGGACTCTAGATGCACCGACACCAACAAACATCTCAACAAACTCAGAACCTGATATGGAGAAAAATGGAACACCGGCTTCACCAGCAATTGCCTTGGCAAGAAGAGTCTTCCCAGTTCCTGGAGGACCAACGAGAAGAACACCCTTTGGAATACGAGCTCCAATAGCTGTAAATCTCTCGGGCTTCTTAAGGAACTCCACCACTTCCATGAAATCTTGTTTTGCCTCATCAACTCCGGCAACATCATCAAATGTCACACCAGTATTTGGTTCCATCTGGAATTTAGCTTTGGACTGACCAAAGGCAAGGGGGAAACCAGGCCCACCAGGACCGCCCATTCCACCAGATGAACGCCTTGAGAGAAGGAACAGCCCTCCAATTAAGATAAGTGGGAAAGCCAGATTCCCAATCAAGTTAAACAACAATGATCCTGAGTCCTCTTGAGCATTATGGGCAGCAAAATCAATGTTCTTCTCCCTGAATTTCTGGAGAAGCTCCTGACTTAGACCTGGAAGTTGAACGCGAACTCGTTGCACCCGGTTACCCAACTCAGGGGAAATAGCCTCCACAATAGCTATGGTACCATTCTCAAACAAATCAACCTTCTTCACCCTGTCCTTATCAAGATACTCCAAGAACCTAGAGTAAGACATCCTAGAGGAAGAAACCCCCTGTTCATCGGCATAGGCTTTCCCACTCCCCAACAAAGCAGTACCAACTCCAACATTTCCAAGCAGCTTCTTAAGAAACCCTCTTCTTCCTTCATGCTGCTTCTGGCTCAAAGATGCCTTTACAACGGCTACTTTTGGCTTCTTTTCCAATGATCGAAAACTCGAGTTAAACAGAAGATGCCTACCATGGAAGTCCTTGCTCAAATTTGTTTTAGTCTTGTGTGTTGTCAAAATATTCCCTACAAGGCAAGCTGATGAAGCTGCCATCTGTAGAAACAAAACAAGCCCATTAGCAGGAACTAAAATACggaaaatccaaaaaaaaaaaaaaattaagacaaacAGCACATTCAGAAATCAAAACACATCCCCCAAGAAATCAACAATAGAATAAAACTACAGCtgattcatttaattcaactTCTTCTGCTAAAACAAGGAATGGAAAGGAATGACAGCGATTATAACAAGCATGAGAGACTTGAAATTTCAAGCATAACCCATGAAGCAGTTTTTAAATTACCCATCTGGGTCACGTTCACTATTGTAGCAGAACCACTTActaatgcataaaatttataatcatatGTCAAATCAATGAAATTCTTACTTGTGATGAATCAAgagaatcaaataaataatagtgtCAATCAAAAGAACTAATTTGATGACTAAAACAAAAGGGTAAATATAGCAGAAGCGGGTACCTTGAAAGAAAGAATTGTTTGGAACAGAATTTGAAGGCCAGTGAAGGAACTTGTGTGAGGTTTTTAGAGGGAGTGGATGTGGTTTTGTAACCAAATACGTGGCGCTCTTCTAATGAATCATATGAATTTACATGctctgatttttcttttttttcgcttgttttgtttttgcttctaaGATCTTTTTTGCGTGACGTGAGTGAATTTTGACACGGGATTGTATGGCATACGTGCCGCACGTGCGATGATCTTTGAACTATTGATTGTGACCCAACCCAAGTTTCACGTAAAAGAATAGAGAGGCTGTCAATATGGCACGCTCATGGCCTTGTTGCCGGTGCCAATTTTTCTCTTGGACCTGTCGTACTTGAATTGGATTCAATCCATTCCATCCAATAAGGGCTACCAGAAAATTGGCAtgcttattttttgtttctggtAAGGTCTGATTACAGAAATACCCTGACAAGTACCTCGATATTTTGAGAATAAGCAGGCACAAAATACTGGTAGTCAAATAATGGAAGGAAACCTGATTCGTGCCCAAAACCAAaagaattgtaaaatctaattttgttaGATTACTTAAAAATGTTTCTAATCAATTTAGAATATATTTGCCTGTGTCAATCTCTTTTTAGTTTCTCTAAGAGAGGTAAATAGATTTACAAAACCATAAATGCCTAGGTGGACATTTATTGGCCAAAATGAGAGCTACTTGCCAGC contains:
- the LOC102623114 gene encoding ATP-dependent zinc metalloprotease FTSH 2, chloroplastic, which produces MAASSACLVGNILTTHKTKTNLSKDFHGRHLLFNSSFRSLEKKPKVAVVKASLSQKQHEGRRGFLKKLLGNVGVGTALLGSGKAYADEQGVSSSRMSYSRFLEYLDKDRVKKVDLFENGTIAIVEAISPELGNRVQRVRVQLPGLSQELLQKFREKNIDFAAHNAQEDSGSLLFNLIGNLAFPLILIGGLFLLSRRSSGGMGGPGGPGFPLAFGQSKAKFQMEPNTGVTFDDVAGVDEAKQDFMEVVEFLKKPERFTAIGARIPKGVLLVGPPGTGKTLLAKAIAGEAGVPFFSISGSEFVEMFVGVGASRVRDLFKKAKENAPCIVFVDEIDAVGRQRGTGIGGGNDEREQTLNQLLTEMDGFEGNTGIIVIAATNRADILDSALLRPGRFDRQVTVDVPDIRGRTEILKVHGSNKKFDADVSLDVIAMRTPGFSGADLANLLNEAAILAGRRGKAAISSKEIDDSIDRIVAGMEGTVMTDGKSKSLVAYHEVGHAICGTLTPGHDPVQKVTLVPRGQARGLTWFIPSDDPTLISKQQLFARIVGGLGGRAAEEVIFGGPEVTTGAAGDLQQITGLAKQMVTTFGMSEIGPWSLMDGSQSGDVIMRMMARNSMSEKLAEDIDAAVKRLSDRAYEIALSQIRNNREAIDKIVEVLLEKETMSGDEFRAILSEFVEIPAENRVPPAVPAPLSVSV